The following coding sequences are from one Eucalyptus grandis isolate ANBG69807.140 chromosome 11, ASM1654582v1, whole genome shotgun sequence window:
- the LOC104425568 gene encoding E3 ubiquitin-protein ligase PUB23 translates to MENNEVEVPPFFLCPISLEIMRDPVTVSTGITYDRESIETWLASSKNSLCPVTKQPISDMDLTPNHTLRRLLQSWCTLNSSHGIERIPTPKAPVSKAQITEILRDANKPQLQQKCLRRLRSIASHNTSAKRCMEAAGAIEFLASVINTTSQDQASASEDGSLLDIKSPSDDALCILYHLQLSAPGLKSLVAKDGEFIKSLTRIMQCGPYESRAYAVLLLKSMFEVAEPMQIITLRQEFFTEVAQVLHDQISQQATKATLKLLINLCPWGRNRIKAVESGAVSILVELLLGCSDRRTSELILMLLEMLCQCAEGRAELLRHGAGIAVVSKRILRVSQVASERAVRILLSVSKFSATTSLAQEMLQLGVAAKLCLVLQVDSGRKTKEKAIEILKLHARVWKHSPCIPSNLLSSYPS, encoded by the coding sequence ATGGAGAACAATGAAGTCGAAGTTCCTCCATTCTTCCTCTGTCCCATCTCACTGGAGATCATGAGAGATCCGGTTACCGTCTCGACGGGGATAACCTATGACCGAGAGAGCATCGAGACATGGCTGGCCTCATCCAAAAACAGCCTGTGCCCCGTCACAAAACAGCCCATCTCCGACATGGACCTGACCCCAAACCACACCCTTCGCCGTCTGCTCCAATCTTGGTGCACCCTCAACTCGTCGCATGGCATCGAGCGAATCCCGACCCCTAAGGCCCCCGTCAGCAAAGCCCAGATCACCGAGATCCTGCGAGATGCCAACAAGCCTCAGCTCCAGCAGAAGTGTCTTAGGCGGTTGAGATCTATCGCTTCTCATAATACTTCGGCCAAGCGGTGCATGGAAGCTGCCGGGGCCATCGAGTTCCTGGCCTCCGTGATAAACACCACCTCACAAGATCAGGCATCGGCATCGGAAGACGGATCCCTGCTTGACATCAAATCACCAAGCGACGACGCACTGTGCATCCTCTACCATCTCCAGCTCTCTGCGCCGGGCCTCAAGAGCCTTGTGGCCAAGGACGGTGAGTTCATTAAATCACTCACACGCATCATGCAGTGTGGGCCCTACGAGTCGAGGGCATACGCTGTGCTGCTGCTCAAGTCGATGTTCGAGGTCGCCGAGCCGATGCAGATCATCACGCTTAGGCAGGAATTCTTCACCGAGGTGGCCCAAGTCCTTCACGACCAGATCTCTCAGCAGGCCACGAAGGCCACACTGAAGCTACTGATTAACCTATGCCCTTGGGGCAGAAACAGGATCAAAGCCGTCGAATCTGGGGCAGTCTCCATATTGGTAGAGCTACTTCTCGGTTGTTCAGACCGGAGGACCAGCGAGTTAATATTGATGTTGTTGGAGATGCTGTGCCAATGCGCCGAGGGGAGGGCGGAGTTGCTAAGGCATGGGGCGGGCATCGCAGTCGTGTCGAAGAGAATACTTAGAGTTTCGCAAGTGGCTAGCGAGAGGGCGGTCCGAATTCTGCTCTCTGTCTCCAAGTTCTCGGCAACGACAAGCCTGGCGCAAGAGATGTTGCAGTTGGGCGTCGCAGCGAAGCTGTGTTTGGTTCTGCAAGTGGACTCTGGGAGGAAGACCAAAGAGAAGGCGATTGAGATACTGAAATTGCACGCTAGGGTTTGGAAGCACTCTCCTTGTATACCCTCCAATTTGCTCTCATCATACCCATCTTGA